The Acidobacteriota bacterium genomic interval TAGCATAACCATGGAGGTTCGTATGCAGGCTGGAACCCAGATAGCACTGGACAAGATTGGGCAGATCGCGATCCTGGTCAAGGATGTCTCCCGAGCAACCGAGTTTTATCGCGATAAGCTTGCGATGAAGTACCTGTTCTCCGCAGGGAACCTCGCTTTCTTCGATTGCGGCGGTATTCGCCTCATGCTTGACAAGCCGGAAAAGCCCGAAGCGGGAACATCGATTATCTATTTCAAAGTTGCCGACATTGGCGAAGCGCATGAACAGATGAAGGCGCGAGGCGTCAAGTTCGTGGATAATCCACACGTAATTGCAAGATTGCCGGATCACGATTTATGGATGACATTCTTT includes:
- a CDS encoding glyoxalase; the protein is MQAGTQIALDKIGQIAILVKDVSRATEFYRDKLAMKYLFSAGNLAFFDCGGIRLMLDKPEKPEAGTSIIYFKVADIGEAHEQMKARGVKFVDNPHVIARLPDHDLWMTFFRDSEGNILGLMSEVRPAKS